From the genome of Nocardia sp. NBC_01503, one region includes:
- a CDS encoding nucleotide sugar dehydrogenase: MDELDRLTANEQDRRTGRALGVSVFGLGYVGCVSAACLAARGNSVIGVDVNPQKTEFIRQGRTPVVEERIGEVIAEVVASGRLTVTEKVAEAVAGSDISIVCVGTPSAPGGGLSTEYLERVSAEIGAALAVKGAWHVVAYRSTMVPGTCAGKLIPILERASGKRAGVDFGVCVNPEFLREGSSVRDFENPPKTVVGETDTRTGAEMMSLYDELPGPRFRVPIAVAEMTKYVDNSFHALKVTFGNEIGALCAELGLDSHAVMDIFLADTKLNISPAYLRPGFAFGGSCLPKDVRALTHTARQHDLELPVLQNVLASNESQLRRAVEMVIGLGRRRVGIFGLSFKSGTDDLRESPMVEFAERLIGKGYDVRIYDANVALSRLMGANRAFIEERLPHIGELLTDDIATVLAHGEIFIAGSAEPEVVSAIDGLGPEHTVIDLVRLPGAATRRQRPGYHGIGW; this comes from the coding sequence ATGGACGAGCTCGACCGACTGACAGCAAACGAGCAGGATCGGCGTACGGGGCGGGCGCTGGGGGTGAGTGTTTTCGGGCTCGGATACGTCGGGTGTGTGTCCGCGGCGTGCCTTGCGGCCAGGGGGAACTCGGTGATCGGGGTGGATGTGAATCCGCAGAAGACCGAGTTCATCCGGCAGGGCCGCACCCCCGTGGTCGAGGAGCGCATCGGGGAGGTGATTGCCGAGGTGGTGGCCTCGGGGCGGCTCACCGTCACCGAGAAGGTGGCCGAAGCCGTTGCGGGGAGCGATATTTCGATCGTCTGTGTGGGTACGCCGTCCGCGCCCGGTGGCGGGCTGTCCACGGAGTACCTGGAGCGGGTGAGCGCGGAGATCGGGGCGGCACTCGCCGTCAAGGGCGCCTGGCATGTGGTGGCGTATCGCAGCACCATGGTGCCGGGCACCTGCGCGGGCAAGCTCATCCCGATTCTGGAGCGCGCCTCCGGCAAACGCGCCGGGGTCGATTTCGGGGTGTGCGTGAATCCGGAGTTCCTGCGCGAGGGCAGTAGCGTGCGCGATTTCGAGAATCCGCCCAAAACGGTTGTCGGTGAGACCGATACCCGCACCGGTGCGGAGATGATGAGCCTCTACGACGAACTGCCGGGGCCGCGATTCCGGGTACCCATCGCGGTAGCCGAGATGACCAAGTACGTCGACAACAGTTTTCACGCGTTGAAGGTGACCTTCGGCAATGAGATCGGTGCGCTCTGCGCCGAGCTCGGACTGGACTCGCACGCGGTCATGGATATCTTCCTGGCCGACACCAAGCTCAATATCAGCCCCGCCTACCTGCGGCCCGGCTTCGCCTTCGGCGGCTCCTGTCTGCCCAAGGATGTGCGGGCGCTGACCCACACCGCGCGCCAGCACGATCTGGAGCTGCCGGTACTGCAGAATGTGCTGGCCTCCAACGAATCCCAGCTGCGGCGCGCGGTCGAGATGGTGATCGGGCTCGGTCGCCGCCGGGTCGGCATCTTCGGGCTGTCGTTCAAATCCGGCACCGACGATCTGCGCGAGAGTCCGATGGTGGAGTTCGCCGAGCGGCTCATCGGTAAGGGCTATGACGTGCGCATCTACGATGCCAATGTCGCTCTGTCCAGGCTCATGGGCGCGAACCGCGCCTTCATCGAGGAGCGGCTGCCACATATCGGCGAACTGCTGACCGATGATATTGCAACGGTTCTCGCGCACGGGGAGATATTCATCGCGGGAAGCGCAGAACCCGAGGTGGTCTCCGCCATCGACGGGCTCGGCCCGGAACACACCGTCATCGATCTGGTGCGGTTACCGGGTGCCGCGACGCGGCGGCAGCGCCCCGGGTATCACGGCATCGGGTGGTAG
- a CDS encoding phenylacetate--CoA ligase family protein, protein MKYRLRRAHPRRGAIGRMLAGLEGADAARIQEFQERRLRGLVRIAATRSPFYREFFRTSGVDPAQIRTLADLPLLPLISRHELAERADDFRTLPRRFMWSVRSSGTSGVPIECYRTVNSSVFELAAKERQWSWFGLPGDARRVVLRGSGFASDGKHGPTLVLPGARQLLVSSYHLTPDRIELIERNIRRFRPDVIEGWPSSIALLAALLRDRDSTIPVRAIITSSELMAPGQRILMQEVFDAPIVDHYGQTERVAMAGTCEAGGYHVFPHYGIVELVPVTGTDSRCEIVGTSLQNNGFPLFRYRTGDEVRPADPGPCPCGRAFPLLGVVDGRVEDTFTATDGRPLPLPSSVVDDLTGLREAQIAQLRPGVFELRVVPGTGFSESRTIAHARRNVAQQFGPGQEVGLRVFDRLPRPRSGKLKTAVVEPAERL, encoded by the coding sequence ATGAAGTATCGGCTCCGGCGCGCTCATCCGCGCCGCGGGGCGATCGGGCGCATGCTGGCGGGGCTGGAGGGGGCCGATGCCGCGCGGATACAGGAGTTTCAGGAGCGGCGGTTGCGCGGGCTGGTGCGGATCGCCGCGACCCGGTCACCGTTCTATCGGGAGTTCTTCCGGACCAGCGGGGTGGATCCGGCGCAGATCCGCACCCTGGCGGATCTGCCCCTACTGCCCCTGATTTCGCGGCATGAGCTGGCCGAACGGGCCGACGACTTTCGTACGCTGCCGCGCCGATTCATGTGGTCGGTGCGCTCCAGCGGCACCTCGGGGGTGCCCATCGAGTGCTATCGGACCGTCAACTCCTCGGTCTTCGAATTGGCGGCGAAGGAGCGGCAGTGGAGTTGGTTCGGGCTGCCCGGCGATGCACGCCGGGTGGTGCTGCGCGGTAGCGGGTTCGCCAGCGATGGGAAACACGGGCCGACGCTCGTACTGCCGGGGGCGCGGCAGTTGCTGGTCTCCAGCTATCACCTGACGCCGGATCGAATCGAACTGATAGAGCGGAATATTCGCCGGTTTCGTCCGGATGTCATCGAGGGCTGGCCGTCGAGTATCGCGTTGCTGGCCGCACTGCTGCGCGATCGCGACAGCACGATCCCGGTGCGGGCCATCATCACCTCCTCCGAGTTGATGGCCCCCGGACAGCGCATCCTCATGCAGGAGGTGTTCGACGCGCCGATCGTCGACCACTACGGGCAGACCGAGCGGGTCGCCATGGCGGGCACCTGCGAGGCGGGCGGCTATCACGTCTTCCCGCACTACGGGATCGTCGAGCTGGTACCCGTGACGGGCACGGACTCGCGCTGTGAGATCGTCGGAACCTCGTTACAGAACAACGGTTTTCCGCTCTTCCGGTATCGCACCGGGGATGAGGTGCGCCCCGCCGATCCGGGTCCGTGCCCGTGCGGGCGGGCCTTCCCGCTGCTGGGCGTCGTGGACGGCAGGGTGGAGGACACCTTCACCGCCACCGATGGCAGACCGCTTCCGCTGCCCTCCAGCGTGGTCGACGACCTGACCGGATTGCGTGAGGCGCAGATCGCCCAGTTGCGGCCGGGGGTCTTCGAACTGAGAGTGGTACCCGGCACCGGCTTCTCCGAATCGCGGACCATCGCGCACGCGCGGCGCAATGTGGCGCAGCAGTTCGGTCCGGGTCAGGAGGTGGGTTTGCGGGTCTTCGACCGACTACCCCGGCCGCGCAGCGGCAAGCTCAAGACCGCGGTGGTCGAGCCTGCCGAACGCCTATAG
- a CDS encoding glycosyltransferase family 2 protein yields MAASEPAFSFLTTAYKTEDYLRDTIDSVVGQTLSDWELIVVDNGMSDAIAAIVDGYADDKRIRLVRQENKGYDGGVMAAAQVATGRFFVVLDSDDQVMPTFCEVVGETLDADPKIDAVGCDAFRFDDSGADLPVGYYRSTNVKQRPDPSKRLKLTDLLGGLVPYYTAAIRREAWEAVGGYDRGGEELHESVVIWIRMVETYDIRVLPQRLARFRLRSDSLTRDPEKALAFMAELERTFSWAAPTEPEEKAALDRTLRTFRYWVALHTAQKALLNGDDQAARTAAREAFEHRRTVRAAVIIVSVNVFPGLLRRIHPLKQQVSERVAHAAGRIVTTVKR; encoded by the coding sequence ATGGCGGCGTCCGAACCGGCGTTCAGCTTTCTGACTACGGCGTACAAGACCGAGGACTATCTCCGGGACACCATCGATTCGGTGGTGGGACAGACGCTTTCGGACTGGGAGCTGATCGTCGTCGACAATGGCATGTCCGATGCCATCGCGGCGATCGTGGACGGCTACGCCGATGACAAGCGAATTCGACTGGTGCGACAGGAGAACAAGGGGTACGACGGGGGAGTGATGGCCGCCGCACAGGTGGCGACCGGTCGGTTCTTCGTGGTGCTGGACAGTGACGATCAGGTCATGCCGACCTTCTGCGAGGTCGTGGGCGAGACCCTGGACGCCGACCCGAAGATCGACGCGGTCGGTTGCGACGCTTTCCGATTCGATGATTCGGGCGCGGACCTACCCGTCGGCTACTACCGGTCGACCAATGTGAAACAGCGTCCCGATCCGTCGAAGCGGCTCAAACTCACCGACCTGCTGGGCGGATTGGTGCCGTACTACACGGCCGCCATCCGCCGGGAGGCATGGGAGGCCGTCGGCGGCTACGACCGCGGTGGTGAGGAACTGCACGAATCGGTCGTCATCTGGATTCGCATGGTCGAGACCTACGATATTCGGGTACTGCCACAGCGCCTCGCGCGCTTTCGATTGCGTTCGGACTCGCTCACCCGCGATCCGGAGAAGGCCCTGGCGTTCATGGCCGAGCTGGAGCGCACCTTCTCCTGGGCCGCACCCACCGAACCCGAAGAGAAAGCCGCCCTGGACCGTACGCTGCGGACCTTCCGATACTGGGTGGCGCTGCACACCGCGCAGAAGGCGCTGCTGAACGGCGACGATCAGGCCGCGCGGACCGCGGCGCGGGAAGCGTTCGAACACCGCCGCACGGTGCGGGCCGCGGTGATCATCGTATCGGTCAACGTCTTTCCCGGTCTGCTGCGCCGGATCCACCCGCTCAAACAACAGGTGTCCGAGCGGGTCGCGCACGCGGCGGGCCGGATTGTCACCACCGTCAAGCGGTGA